Within Schumannella luteola, the genomic segment TGCTGTGCGCGGTCACCGTGGTGACCTGGAATTCGGGATGCGCGGCGAGGAGGCGAAGGAGCTCGCCCCCGGCGTAGCCGCTCGCGCCGGCGACGGCGACGGAGTAGGACATGGCGGATACCTCAGGATGTCAGCGACGGACGTGGATGCGGGGCGGCGACGTCAGCGCTGGTGAGGCTCGGCTCGTGGCCAGGCTCAGCGGCGGGACGACGCCCCGGTTCGGCGCGTACGACGAAGACGTCGAGCAGCACGCTGCTGAGCTCCGGTCGTCAGGTCCACGCGTCGACCCTAGCGCGCCGCGCGACGGCCGACACAATCGAGCCCGGCGCATCCGCCCCTGTCGCTCGGCGGAACGCCCGGTCTAGCCTGGCGGCACGAGGCCGTGGCGGCCGGCGCCCGGCGGATGCGGAGGTTCCCATGTCGGACATCGATCAGCTGCTGAAGACCCTGCCCGTCGGCGACATCGCGCGCCAGGTCGGCGTCGACGAGGACACCGCCCAGGATGCGCTGCAGCAGATCCTGCCGGGACTCGTCGGCGGGTTGCAGGCGAACGTCGCCGACGGCGGCGAGGCCTCGCTCGAGAAGGCCCTCGGCTTCCACCAGGGTCGCTCGCTCTCGCTCGCCGATGTCGACGAGGCGGACGGCCAGAAGATCGTCAAGAACGTCTTCGGCGACAACGCCGCCCCGGTGGCATCGAAGCTCGCCGACTCGAGCGCGAAGTCGTCGGTCACGCAGGGGCTGATCGAGAAGATCCTGCCGATCGTCGCGCCGCTCGTGCTGGCCTGGCTCGCGAACCGCTTCTTCGGGCAGAAGGATGCGGGCGGCTCGGCGAGCGCGGCGCCGGCGTCGACGGGCGGCGGCCTGGGCGACATCCTCGGCGGACTGCTCGGCGGCGGATCGGGTTCCTCCGGCGGGTCGAGCTCGGGCGGCGGCATCGGCGACATCCTCGGCGGGCTCGGCGGGCTGCTCGGCGGCGGCAAGCGCTGACGGCGGCGCTGACGACGAAGGCCCCGTGCGCGGATGCGCCGGGGCCTTCGTTCTGTGCGTGATCGGCGCGCTCAGTCGCGCAGCGTCGCCCCGAGCCGCTCGGTCGCCAGCGCGACGCCGGCGAGCTTCGCCTCGGTCGCCTCGGCGGCGGTCAGCGTACGGTCGGCGGCGCGGAATCGCAGCGCGAGCGTGATCGACTTGCTGCCCTCGGGCACGCCCTGGCCGCGGTAGTCGTCGACGAGGCGCACGTGCTCGAGCAGCTCGCCCGCGCCCTCGGTGACCGCGGCCACCACGTCGGCGGCGGGCACGCCCGCGTCGACGACGA encodes:
- a CDS encoding DUF937 domain-containing protein, which translates into the protein MSDIDQLLKTLPVGDIARQVGVDEDTAQDALQQILPGLVGGLQANVADGGEASLEKALGFHQGRSLSLADVDEADGQKIVKNVFGDNAAPVASKLADSSAKSSVTQGLIEKILPIVAPLVLAWLANRFFGQKDAGGSASAAPASTGGGLGDILGGLLGGGSGSSGGSSSGGGIGDILGGLGGLLGGGKR